One region of Carya illinoinensis cultivar Pawnee chromosome 8, C.illinoinensisPawnee_v1, whole genome shotgun sequence genomic DNA includes:
- the LOC122318922 gene encoding AFG1-like ATPase, producing the protein MRTMARSLSHFRLAFRHKKYNYSGGFVRTRMCLIETNTGTVCKPANNAEFERFQDLKLMISRSMSVDAAHATNKDVDRAGPLVEYEQRIAAGELVDGDSFQVDTLRELQRLYDELVASADACQLDRYSASEKAGRSRWLWSRFIPQSSFSPVGGLYLYGGVGTGKTMLMDLFFDQLPSNWRKRRIHFHDFMLNVHSRLQKHKGVADPLEVVAGEISDEAILLCLDEFMVNDVADALILNRLFGHLFSNGIILVATSNRAPDNLYEGGLQRDLFLPFISTLKERCVVHEIGSSTDYRKMTSAEQGFYFIGKDLSGILKQKFQQLIADHTVSPQEVEVVMGRTLQVPLAANGCAYFPFEQLCDRPLGAADYFGLFKNFHTLALEGVPIFGLHNRTAAYRFVTLVDVMYENKARMLCAAEGSPQELFERVVTISDAQHIAPRTSSRSRKSDDLDLCVDNELGFAKDRTISRLTEMNSKEYLEQHAAIISAERQLS; encoded by the exons ATGAGAACAATGGCCCGATCTCTTAGCCACTTTCGATTGGCTTTTcggcataaaaaatataattactcaGGTGGCTTTGTGAGAACCCGGATGTGTTTGATAGAGACCAATACTGGGACTGTATGCAAGCCTGCTAACAATGCTGAATTTGAGAGATTTCAAGACCTCAAATTAATGATCTCAAGATCCATGTCGGTGGATGCTGCCCATGCTACGAAtaaag ATGTGGATAGAGCTGGGCCTCTAGTTGAGTATGAACAAAGAATTGCTGCTGGTGAACTTGTGGATGGCGATAGTTTCCAG GTAGACACCTTAAGAGAACTTCAGAGACTATATGACGAGCTTGTTGCTTCAGCTGATGCCTGCCAGTTGGATAGGTATTCAGCTTCCGAAAAAGCTGGACG GAGTAGGTGGTTGTGGTCTCGTTTCATCCCACAATCTTCATTTTCACCTGTCGGAGGTCTATATCTTTATGGAGGAGTGGGCACTGGGAAAACTATGCTGATGGATTTGTTTTTTGATCAACT GCCCTCTAATTGGAGGAAAAGAAGGATCCATTTTCATGACTTTATGTTGAACGTTCATAGCCGCTTGCAA AAGCACAAGGGTGTGGCAGATCCACTCGAAGTTGTCGCAGGGGAAATTTCTGATGAAGCAATTCTATTATGTCTTGATGAATTTATG GTGAATGACGTCGCTGATGCATTGATACTAAACCGTCTATTCGGACATCTATTCAGCAATGGCATT ATTCTCGTTGCCACTTCAAATCGTGCTCCAGATAACCTATATGAAGGTGGACTGCAGAGGGATCTCTTTCTACCCTTTATTTCGACTTTGAAG GAACGTTGTGTAGTTCATGAAATTGGTTCATCAACAGACTATCGGAAGATGACTTCG GCTGAGCAAGGTTTCTACTTCATTGGCAAAGACTTATCTGGCATTCTCAAGCAAAAGTTTCAACAACTGATTGCAGATCATACAGTCAGTCCACAGGAGGTGGAAGTAGTTATGGGAAGGACATTGCAG GTTCCCCTGGCTGCTAATGGATGTGCATATTTCCCATTTGAGCAACTCTGTGACAGACCACTTGGAGCTGCGGACTATTTTGGATTGTTCA AGAACTTCCATACCCTGGCATTGGAAGGTGTCCCAATTTTTGGATTACACAATAGAACGGCGGCATATCGGTTTGTCACTTTAGTTGAT GTAATGTACGAGAACAAGGCCAGAATGTTGTGTGCAGCTGAGGGTAGTCCTCAAGAGCTTTTTGAAAGGGTAGTGACAATTTCAGATGCTCAACACATTGCACCTAGAACTTCTTCAAGATCAAGGAAAAGTGATGATTTGGACCTTTGTGTGGATAATGAACTGGGTTTTGCAAAAGATCGCACCATTAGTAG ATTAACTGAAATGAACAGCAAGGAATACTTGGAGCAGCATGCTGCTATAATATCGGCTGAGAGGCAACTCTCATAG